The Georgenia sp. TF02-10 genome window below encodes:
- a CDS encoding FtsX-like permease family protein: MTGLLRLSWRLALAGGPGRWIATASGCALVVVLGLAAQAVPAAMYPEGETFAPFYRVQFAVIIIACLFPAIGLLVTTSRLTSDLRDRRLAMLRLIGLSPSRAAGVSALEMLWPAIGGALAGWLAFYPLAWLGDRLVALGPAWFRSGLRVSPCVAVATAAGVVLLCVLCAALPTLRGLREPLPATKTAVARRLSPWRCLILVPAWLPLLWLAWMYADPVRLVQVEQTTAWTVIVGGGACAVVAILIVPPVLSAALARVLVKHPITPRLVGRALQVTPASVSRQASGFGVMSLLLTAAVGLSQLFLATPEVRAGARAVGSGPQRVALMGTDDLDSATLSELANLDYVQQVITVPDVAVANWAGDLVVGPPQIFVGTCDQLAALVVLTETCNESGISLLGVRFDGGPEVEYGASAEIPTTDDGVIAVVDGHDTLMPPAPGEVYPGFLGYDYDATREAWGANAIPTIFIPAGLAQSRTVLGAVVIADGGTSTADALQAWGAAHGLTTTRTDLSDLTATQQALVTIWTLLAIAAFVTLASFSVATVDRIREQRPRLARLAALGVPQRLTRRSQLLQNAIGLLAALVVAVPAGFLLLPAMAALDPQQIPEIPSYAPSMVALLLAIGSAMLLSAAAASLAARVRVTADLLRTE, translated from the coding sequence ATGACCGGGCTTCTGCGGCTGTCCTGGCGCCTCGCGCTGGCTGGCGGTCCTGGCCGCTGGATCGCCACGGCGAGTGGATGCGCTCTCGTGGTGGTGCTCGGGCTGGCCGCCCAGGCGGTGCCCGCCGCCATGTATCCCGAGGGTGAGACGTTCGCGCCCTTCTACCGTGTCCAGTTCGCGGTGATCATCATTGCCTGCCTGTTCCCCGCGATCGGTCTGCTGGTGACGACTTCGCGGCTGACCTCCGACCTGCGGGACCGACGACTGGCCATGCTGCGGCTGATCGGGCTGTCCCCATCGAGGGCGGCCGGGGTCTCCGCCCTGGAGATGCTCTGGCCCGCGATCGGTGGAGCGCTGGCAGGCTGGCTGGCGTTCTACCCGCTCGCGTGGCTGGGCGATCGACTCGTGGCGCTTGGCCCGGCATGGTTCCGCTCCGGTCTTCGCGTCTCGCCCTGCGTGGCGGTGGCTACCGCCGCCGGAGTTGTCCTGCTGTGCGTCCTCTGCGCAGCGCTGCCCACGCTGCGTGGCCTGCGCGAGCCGCTGCCAGCGACGAAAACAGCAGTTGCCCGCCGGCTCTCACCCTGGCGTTGCCTGATCCTCGTCCCGGCCTGGCTGCCGCTGCTGTGGCTGGCCTGGATGTACGCCGATCCGGTACGTCTTGTCCAGGTCGAGCAAACGACGGCCTGGACCGTGATCGTCGGAGGCGGAGCGTGCGCCGTCGTCGCGATCCTGATCGTGCCGCCCGTGCTCAGCGCCGCGCTCGCCCGGGTCCTGGTGAAGCACCCGATCACACCACGACTGGTCGGCCGGGCGCTGCAAGTCACTCCTGCATCCGTATCGAGGCAGGCCTCCGGCTTCGGCGTGATGTCGCTGCTCCTGACCGCCGCCGTCGGGCTCTCCCAGCTGTTCCTCGCTACCCCAGAGGTGCGAGCCGGTGCGCGCGCCGTCGGCTCCGGCCCTCAGCGCGTCGCGCTCATGGGCACCGACGACCTCGACAGCGCGACCCTCAGCGAGCTCGCCAACCTCGACTACGTGCAGCAGGTCATCACCGTCCCCGATGTCGCAGTAGCCAACTGGGCTGGCGACCTTGTCGTCGGACCTCCCCAGATCTTCGTCGGCACCTGCGACCAGCTCGCCGCTCTCGTCGTGCTCACCGAGACCTGCAACGAGAGCGGCATCTCGTTGCTCGGGGTCCGCTTCGACGGCGGACCCGAGGTCGAATACGGCGCCAGCGCCGAGATCCCCACGACCGACGATGGTGTGATTGCCGTCGTCGACGGCCACGACACCCTGATGCCGCCCGCCCCCGGTGAGGTCTATCCCGGTTTCCTCGGATACGACTACGACGCCACACGCGAAGCGTGGGGCGCGAACGCCATCCCGACAATCTTCATCCCCGCCGGCCTCGCGCAGTCCCGAACAGTCCTCGGCGCCGTCGTCATCGCCGACGGCGGAACCAGCACCGCAGACGCGCTCCAGGCCTGGGGAGCCGCTCACGGACTGACGACCACCCGGACGGATCTCAGCGACCTCACTGCTACCCAGCAAGCGCTGGTGACGATCTGGACGCTGCTGGCGATCGCCGCGTTCGTCACGCTTGCTTCGTTCAGCGTCGCCACGGTCGATCGGATCCGCGAACAACGCCCCCGCCTGGCCCGACTCGCCGCGCTCGGTGTCCCACAGCGGCTCACCCGACGTTCCCAGCTGCTGCAGAACGCCATCGGCCTGCTCGCAGCCCTGGTCGTCGCGGTGCCGGCCGGATTCCTGCTCCTACCCGCCATGGCGGCACTCGACCCGCAGCAAATCCCCGAGATCCCTTCCTACGCTCCGTCCATGGTGGCGCTCCTTCTCGCCATCGGCAGCGCGATGCTGCTCTCGGCCGCCGCCGCATCACTCGCGGCGCGAGTACGCGTGACAGCGGACCTGCTACGAACTGAGTAG
- a CDS encoding ABC transporter ATP-binding protein, with amino-acid sequence MTRADVTPAIRATGIRHAYGPTPVLQGVDVEVAAGEVVAIMGPSGSGKSTLLHILAGLQRPDAGEVHLAGLRLHDLSEGRRSQLRLRDLGLVFQFGDLVPELTAVENVELPLQLLGVTNSEARSRGIAALERFGLADLASARLSEISGGEAQRVAVARALIHEPRVLLADEPTGSLDSRNGEVVIDSLLAAARDVGAAVVVVTHELRIAARADREILLRDGRVVADVDDAVLR; translated from the coding sequence ATGACCCGAGCAGACGTGACCCCGGCAATTCGTGCCACCGGCATCCGGCACGCCTACGGACCCACCCCAGTCCTGCAAGGCGTGGACGTAGAGGTGGCGGCAGGCGAGGTCGTCGCGATCATGGGACCGTCCGGATCGGGCAAGTCCACCCTGTTGCACATCCTTGCGGGGCTGCAGCGCCCGGATGCTGGCGAAGTACACCTTGCAGGGCTTCGCCTCCATGACCTGAGCGAGGGTCGACGCTCCCAGCTGCGGCTCCGCGATCTTGGCCTCGTGTTCCAGTTCGGGGACCTGGTGCCCGAGCTCACCGCGGTCGAGAACGTCGAGCTCCCGCTGCAGCTGCTCGGCGTGACGAACAGTGAGGCTCGCAGCCGCGGCATCGCCGCGCTTGAGCGGTTCGGGCTGGCCGACCTTGCGTCAGCGCGGCTCAGCGAGATCTCCGGGGGCGAGGCGCAGCGCGTGGCCGTCGCCCGGGCACTGATCCACGAACCGCGTGTGCTGCTCGCCGACGAGCCAACCGGGTCCCTCGACAGCCGCAACGGTGAGGTCGTGATCGACTCCTTGCTCGCCGCCGCGCGGGACGTTGGGGCCGCCGTCGTCGTCGTGACGCACGAGCTGCGGATCGCCGCCCGAGCCGACCGCGAGATCCTGCTGCGCGACGGCCGGGTCGTCGCAGACGTCGATGATGCGGTCCTGCGATGA
- a CDS encoding PadR family transcriptional regulator — translation MSVPMALLAFLDRGPTHGFALKQSYDSLLGGDRELKGGQVYSTLARLERDDLVRGVDVVRGSGPDRKVYAITERGVSELEAWLAAPVESTTGRPGVIFTRVVLALVAHLDPAELLDQQRRAFVQRSRQLMKTPAADVVDALAVDYEIAHLEADLRWMEAAVGRLPELRSMVDGAVPASTRTPRTAGGSAP, via the coding sequence ATGAGCGTTCCGATGGCCTTGCTGGCCTTCCTCGACCGCGGTCCGACGCACGGCTTCGCGTTGAAGCAGTCGTACGACTCGCTGCTTGGCGGGGATCGCGAGCTGAAGGGCGGGCAGGTCTACTCCACCCTGGCGAGACTTGAGCGTGACGACCTGGTCCGCGGCGTAGACGTGGTGCGCGGCTCCGGTCCGGACCGCAAGGTGTACGCCATCACTGAGCGGGGCGTCAGTGAGCTGGAGGCGTGGCTGGCCGCCCCTGTCGAGTCGACGACCGGTCGACCCGGCGTCATCTTCACCCGCGTCGTCCTCGCTCTCGTCGCGCACCTCGATCCAGCGGAGCTCCTGGACCAGCAGCGCCGGGCGTTCGTGCAACGGTCGCGCCAGCTCATGAAGACGCCAGCAGCCGATGTCGTCGATGCCCTCGCCGTCGACTACGAGATCGCCCACCTGGAAGCCGACCTGCGGTGGATGGAAGCCGCTGTCGGTCGCCTTCCTGAGCTCCGCTCGATGGTTGACGGCGCCGTCCCCGCCTCGACAAGGACTCCTCGCACTGCCGGCGGTTCGGCACCATGA
- a CDS encoding sulfurtransferase — MNDRDSRHGRRDVNDRDGWDDRRTEVLVTSAALAAALARPAPPALLDVRWTLAEPDGRPAYLAGHLPGAVFVDLERELAGPPSPRHGRHPLPAPADLQAAARRWGVRAGQDVVVYDDAGGTSAARAWWLLRWAGLPGVRILDGGLAAWRAAGERVDTGPVDPPPGDVVLPLAAGTAGPGLPTADADAVAHWAGVLLDARAGERYRGEVEPVDPRAGHIPGAVSAPTTENLAASGAFRPPAELRERFAALGAAGGAPVAVYCGSGVTAAHEVAALASVGIPAALYPGSWSQWSADPDRPAATGG, encoded by the coding sequence GTGAACGACCGGGACAGTCGGCACGGCCGGCGCGACGTGAACGACCGGGACGGCTGGGACGACCGCCGCACCGAGGTGCTCGTCACCTCGGCGGCGCTCGCCGCCGCGCTGGCCCGCCCGGCGCCACCGGCGCTGCTGGACGTGCGGTGGACGCTCGCCGAGCCGGACGGGCGGCCGGCCTACCTGGCCGGCCACCTACCCGGGGCGGTGTTCGTGGACCTGGAGCGCGAGCTCGCCGGGCCGCCCTCGCCCCGGCACGGGCGCCACCCGCTGCCCGCGCCCGCCGACCTGCAGGCCGCCGCCCGCCGGTGGGGCGTGCGGGCCGGGCAGGACGTGGTCGTCTACGACGACGCCGGGGGCACCTCCGCCGCCCGGGCCTGGTGGCTGCTGCGCTGGGCCGGCCTGCCCGGGGTGCGGATCCTCGACGGCGGCCTGGCCGCCTGGCGGGCAGCCGGCGAGCGGGTGGACACCGGGCCGGTGGACCCCCCGCCCGGCGACGTGGTCCTCCCGCTCGCCGCCGGCACCGCGGGGCCGGGCCTGCCCACCGCCGACGCCGACGCCGTCGCCCACTGGGCAGGGGTGCTGCTGGACGCCCGGGCGGGGGAGCGGTACCGCGGCGAGGTCGAGCCGGTCGACCCGCGCGCCGGGCACATCCCCGGCGCGGTGAGCGCCCCCACGACGGAGAACCTGGCGGCATCCGGGGCCTTCCGGCCCCCGGCCGAGCTGCGGGAGCGGTTCGCCGCGCTGGGGGCGGCCGGCGGCGCGCCGGTCGCCGTCTACTGCGGCTCCGGCGTCACCGCCGCCCACGAGGTGGCGGCGCTGGCGTCGGTGGGCATCCCCGCGGCGCTCTACCCCGGGTCGTGGTCGCAGTGGTCGGCCGACCCGGACCGGCCGGCCGCCACCGGCGGCTGA
- the rimI gene encoding ribosomal protein S18-alanine N-acetyltransferase produces the protein MDVVLRPLTRADLDQVLALEPVLFGPGAWSRGTYLDELAAPGRVYVAAADGDRLVGYAGIALGEEAQVMTVGVAPGHRRRGIGTHLLAALLDAAREAGARSVLLEVRASDDGAQALYARAGFVPVGRRRNYYVAEREDAVVMRKQLRTGPGPVGSEAT, from the coding sequence ATGGACGTCGTGCTGCGCCCGCTGACCCGGGCCGACCTCGACCAGGTCCTCGCGCTCGAGCCGGTGCTGTTCGGCCCCGGCGCCTGGTCCCGCGGCACCTACCTCGACGAGCTCGCCGCGCCCGGGCGCGTGTACGTCGCGGCGGCCGACGGCGACCGGCTGGTCGGCTACGCCGGCATCGCCCTCGGCGAGGAGGCGCAGGTGATGACCGTCGGCGTCGCCCCCGGGCACCGGCGCCGCGGCATCGGCACCCACCTGCTCGCGGCGCTCCTCGACGCCGCCCGCGAGGCCGGCGCCCGGTCCGTCCTGCTCGAGGTCCGGGCCTCCGACGACGGCGCCCAGGCCCTGTACGCCCGCGCCGGGTTCGTCCCGGTCGGGCGCCGCCGGAACTACTACGTCGCCGAGCGGGAGGACGCCGTCGTCATGCGCAAGCAGCTGCGGACCGGCCCCGGCCCGGTGGGGAGCGAGGCCACGTGA
- the tsaB gene encoding tRNA (adenosine(37)-N6)-threonylcarbamoyltransferase complex dimerization subunit type 1 TsaB, protein MLLLCIDTSAGSAVALVDTADGSVVGAAESPDPRRHAEALAPIVAEVLAGRPVTACDAIAVGTGPAPFTGLRVGLVTAQALAHGAGLPVHGVSSLDLLARQALDALDGDPEVLVATDARRREVYWARYRARGADDVTRLAGPAVAAAGDVPVPAGAAVVGAGATLYPDPLPPTPGLPVRPDPAVLARIVPARLAEASRGVEVELGTEPRYLRRPDVHVPGARKRAS, encoded by the coding sequence GTGCTCCTGCTCTGCATCGACACCTCCGCCGGCAGCGCCGTCGCGCTGGTGGACACCGCGGACGGCTCCGTCGTCGGCGCCGCGGAGAGCCCCGACCCCCGTCGCCACGCCGAGGCCCTGGCCCCGATCGTCGCCGAGGTGCTCGCCGGGCGCCCGGTGACGGCCTGCGACGCGATCGCCGTCGGCACCGGTCCCGCCCCGTTCACCGGGCTGCGGGTCGGGCTGGTCACCGCGCAGGCGCTGGCCCACGGTGCCGGCCTGCCGGTGCACGGCGTGAGCTCGCTCGACCTCCTCGCCCGGCAGGCCCTGGACGCCCTCGACGGCGATCCGGAGGTCCTCGTCGCCACCGACGCCCGCCGCCGCGAGGTCTACTGGGCCCGGTACCGCGCCCGTGGCGCCGACGACGTCACCCGCCTCGCCGGCCCGGCGGTGGCCGCCGCGGGCGACGTGCCCGTCCCGGCCGGGGCCGCCGTCGTCGGTGCCGGCGCCACCCTGTACCCCGACCCGCTGCCGCCGACCCCGGGCCTGCCGGTGCGTCCGGACCCGGCGGTGCTCGCCCGGATCGTGCCGGCCCGGCTGGCCGAGGCGTCCCGCGGCGTCGAGGTCGAGCTCGGCACCGAGCCGCGGTACCTGCGCCGCCCCGACGTCCACGTCCCCGGGGCCCGCAAGCGCGCGTCCTGA
- the tsaE gene encoding tRNA (adenosine(37)-N6)-threonylcarbamoyltransferase complex ATPase subunit type 1 TsaE, with protein MTVTLTVPDAAATRALGQRLAGLLRAGDLVLLTGDLGAGKTTLTQGIGAGLGVRGQVASPTFIIARVHPALGAGPDLVHVDAYRLASLEEVDALDLDTSLAESVTVVEWGEGKVEPLAVDRLEVEIYRPRGGTAASPDELAAPAPREVRLRGVGERWAGVDLAALAGQPA; from the coding sequence ATGACGGTGACGCTGACGGTCCCCGACGCCGCCGCGACCCGGGCGCTCGGCCAGCGGCTGGCCGGGCTGCTGCGCGCCGGCGACCTGGTCCTGCTCACCGGCGACCTCGGGGCCGGGAAGACGACCCTGACCCAGGGCATCGGCGCCGGCCTCGGGGTGCGCGGGCAGGTGGCCTCTCCTACCTTCATCATCGCCCGGGTCCACCCCGCCCTGGGCGCCGGCCCGGACCTGGTGCACGTCGACGCCTACCGCCTCGCCTCCCTGGAGGAGGTCGACGCCCTCGACCTGGACACCTCCCTGGCGGAGTCGGTCACCGTCGTGGAGTGGGGCGAGGGCAAGGTCGAGCCGCTCGCCGTCGACCGGCTGGAGGTCGAGATCTACCGGCCCCGCGGCGGCACCGCCGCCTCCCCCGACGAGCTCGCCGCCCCCGCCCCCCGCGAGGTCCGCCTGCGCGGGGTAGGGGAGCGGTGGGCCGGGGTGGACCTGGCGGCGCTCGCCGGGCAGCCGGCGTGA
- the alr gene encoding alanine racemase, with translation MAAADAGPDADDGRAAHPARAFVDLGAIAHNVQVLRAAAPTAAVMAVVKADGYGHGLLPTARAALAGGATWLGVAQLAEALTLRAGLAAQPGAPRPRILTWLYAPGAPLHLALEADLDLSASAPWAVAEIDRAARATGRTARVHLKVDTGMGRGGARPEALADLLAAAGAAAAAGTVEVVGVWSHLACADEVDNPATAAQVAAFGEALARVEAAGLHPQVRHLAASAGTLFHPGTHFDLVRPGIAVYGLTPAPDVADAAALGLRPAMRLEARLALTKPAPAGTPLSYGHTARTTTDTHLGVVPLGYADGVPRAASGAGPLQVAGRRYHVAGRVCMDQVVVDLGPESAAVRAGDTAVLFGDGAAGEPTAEDWARVCGTISYEIVTRLGARVPREYRGAGPDDGRAEQP, from the coding sequence CTGGCTGCCGCCGACGCCGGCCCCGACGCCGACGACGGCCGCGCCGCCCACCCGGCCCGCGCCTTCGTGGACCTGGGCGCCATCGCGCACAACGTGCAGGTGCTCCGGGCGGCCGCGCCGACCGCCGCGGTCATGGCCGTGGTGAAGGCCGACGGCTACGGCCACGGCCTGCTCCCGACCGCCCGCGCCGCGCTCGCCGGCGGGGCGACCTGGCTCGGCGTCGCCCAGCTCGCCGAGGCCCTGACCCTGCGTGCCGGCCTGGCCGCCCAGCCAGGCGCCCCCCGGCCGCGCATCCTGACCTGGCTCTACGCCCCGGGCGCCCCGCTGCACCTGGCCCTGGAGGCCGACCTGGACCTCTCCGCGTCGGCGCCGTGGGCGGTGGCCGAGATCGACCGGGCCGCCCGCGCCACCGGCCGCACGGCCCGGGTGCACCTGAAGGTCGACACCGGGATGGGCCGGGGCGGCGCCCGCCCGGAGGCGCTGGCCGACCTGCTCGCCGCCGCCGGCGCGGCCGCAGCGGCCGGCACGGTGGAGGTCGTCGGGGTCTGGTCCCACCTCGCCTGCGCCGACGAGGTGGACAACCCGGCCACCGCGGCCCAGGTCGCGGCGTTCGGCGAGGCCCTCGCCCGGGTCGAGGCGGCCGGCCTGCACCCCCAGGTGCGCCACCTCGCCGCCTCCGCCGGCACCCTCTTCCACCCGGGCACCCACTTCGACCTGGTCCGCCCGGGGATCGCCGTCTACGGCCTGACCCCCGCCCCGGACGTCGCCGACGCCGCCGCCCTCGGCCTGCGCCCGGCCATGCGGCTGGAGGCCCGGCTGGCGCTGACCAAGCCCGCCCCGGCCGGCACGCCGCTGTCCTACGGCCACACCGCGCGCACCACCACCGACACCCACCTCGGCGTCGTCCCGCTCGGCTACGCCGACGGCGTCCCGCGGGCCGCCTCCGGCGCCGGGCCGCTGCAGGTGGCCGGCCGCCGCTACCACGTCGCCGGCCGGGTCTGCATGGACCAGGTGGTCGTCGACCTCGGCCCGGAGAGCGCCGCGGTCCGGGCCGGGGACACCGCGGTCCTGTTCGGCGACGGCGCCGCCGGGGAGCCGACGGCGGAGGACTGGGCCCGGGTCTGCGGCACGATCAGCTACGAGATCGTCACCCGGCTCGGGGCCCGGGTGCCCCGGGAGTACCGCGGGGCCGGGCCGGACGACGGGCGGGCGGAGCAGCCATGA
- a CDS encoding NAD(P)H-hydrate epimerase, giving the protein MIHAHTAAQVRAAEEPPLAAGEPLMARAAYALAGQVAAALGERGHRVSGSVVLLLVGAGNNGGDALFAGAHLARRGCRVHAALLAADAHPDGLAAARAAGVSVHRLDGAEPGPLLALARRAGVWVDALVGVGTRGPLRDPLAQAVTALAGERAASPDEPIVVAVDVPSGIGVDDGTVPGPVLPADRTVTMGTAKPGLLLPPAAGLAGRLVVVDVGLGAALAAEQPAACRLTDADVADLWPLPGPADHKYTRGVLGLVTGSQAYPGAAVLSAAGALRTGLGMVRYLGPETPTGLIRSRYPEVVTAAGRVQAWALGSGVDPDQAVRAEQVAESLSAALADGVPAVLDAGALSLLTDDAFTDLPATVVLTPHAGELATLLTGRGEQTSRDDVDAAPARHARLAAEITGATVLLKGAVTVVAAPDGPLYAQADATPWLATAGAGDVLTGVLGALLAGYGDQLAAEAADGGDGDGLPARLAAAAALVHGRAARIAAGQWPADRPGPGTPILAGDVAAAIPAALRTVLRPPAGAVGD; this is encoded by the coding sequence ATGATCCACGCACACACCGCCGCCCAGGTCCGCGCCGCCGAGGAGCCGCCGCTCGCCGCCGGCGAGCCGCTGATGGCGCGCGCCGCGTACGCCCTGGCCGGGCAGGTAGCAGCCGCCCTGGGCGAGCGCGGGCACCGGGTGAGCGGCTCGGTGGTCCTGCTCCTGGTCGGCGCGGGCAACAACGGCGGGGACGCCCTCTTCGCCGGGGCGCACCTGGCCCGGCGCGGCTGCCGGGTGCACGCCGCCCTGCTCGCCGCCGACGCCCACCCCGACGGCCTCGCCGCCGCCCGCGCCGCCGGGGTCAGCGTGCACCGCCTGGACGGCGCCGAGCCCGGCCCGCTCCTGGCCCTGGCCCGGCGCGCCGGGGTGTGGGTGGACGCCCTGGTCGGCGTCGGCACCCGCGGCCCGCTGCGGGACCCGCTCGCCCAGGCGGTCACCGCCCTGGCCGGCGAGCGGGCCGCCTCCCCGGACGAGCCGATCGTGGTCGCCGTCGACGTCCCCAGCGGGATCGGCGTCGACGACGGCACCGTGCCCGGCCCCGTCCTGCCGGCCGACCGCACCGTCACCATGGGCACCGCCAAGCCGGGCCTCCTGCTGCCCCCGGCCGCCGGCCTCGCCGGCCGCCTGGTGGTGGTCGACGTCGGGCTCGGCGCGGCGCTGGCCGCCGAGCAGCCCGCGGCATGCCGGCTCACCGACGCCGACGTCGCCGACCTGTGGCCGCTGCCCGGGCCCGCCGACCACAAGTACACCCGCGGCGTGCTCGGCCTGGTGACCGGCTCCCAGGCGTACCCCGGCGCCGCCGTGCTGTCCGCCGCCGGCGCGCTGCGCACCGGGCTGGGTATGGTCCGCTACCTCGGGCCGGAGACCCCGACCGGCCTGATCCGGTCCCGGTACCCCGAGGTGGTCACGGCCGCCGGCCGGGTCCAGGCCTGGGCGCTGGGCTCCGGGGTGGACCCCGACCAGGCGGTCCGCGCCGAGCAGGTGGCCGAGTCGCTCAGCGCCGCGCTCGCCGACGGCGTCCCGGCTGTGCTGGACGCCGGCGCGCTGTCCCTGCTCACCGACGACGCGTTCACCGACCTGCCCGCCACGGTCGTCCTGACCCCGCACGCCGGGGAGCTCGCGACCCTGCTCACCGGGCGCGGGGAGCAGACCAGCCGGGACGACGTCGACGCCGCCCCGGCCCGGCACGCCCGGCTGGCCGCCGAGATCACCGGGGCGACGGTGCTGCTCAAGGGCGCCGTCACCGTCGTCGCCGCCCCGGACGGGCCGCTGTACGCCCAGGCCGACGCCACCCCCTGGCTGGCCACCGCCGGGGCCGGCGACGTGCTGACCGGGGTGCTCGGCGCCCTGCTGGCCGGGTACGGCGACCAGCTCGCCGCCGAGGCGGCCGACGGCGGCGACGGCGACGGCCTGCCGGCCCGGCTCGCCGCCGCCGCGGCCCTGGTGCACGGCCGCGCCGCCCGGATCGCCGCCGGGCAGTGGCCGGCGGACCGCCCGGGGCCCGGGACCCCGATCCTCGCCGGCGACGTCGCCGCCGCGATCCCGGCCGCGCTGCGCACCGTGCTGCGGCCGCCAGCGGGGGCGGTGGGAGACTGA
- a CDS encoding holo-ACP synthase produces the protein MIVAVGIDVCDVARFLAELERVPRLRTRLFTPAERDLPGASLAARFAAKEAIAKALGAPAGMRWHDCTVHRVLGGAPVVELRGTVAARAAELGITRWHVSVSHDAGIASAMVVAES, from the coding sequence GTGATCGTCGCCGTCGGGATCGACGTGTGCGACGTCGCCCGCTTCCTCGCCGAGCTCGAGCGGGTGCCCCGGCTGCGGACCCGGCTCTTCACGCCCGCCGAGCGAGACCTGCCCGGCGCCTCGCTGGCCGCCCGGTTCGCCGCCAAGGAGGCCATCGCCAAGGCGCTCGGCGCGCCGGCCGGGATGCGCTGGCACGACTGCACCGTGCACCGCGTGCTCGGCGGGGCGCCGGTGGTGGAGCTGCGCGGCACGGTCGCCGCCCGCGCCGCCGAGCTGGGCATCACCCGGTGGCACGTGTCCGTCTCGCACGACGCCGGGATCGCCTCGGCGATGGTGGTCGCCGAGTCCTGA